In Thalassotalea fonticola, a single genomic region encodes these proteins:
- a CDS encoding glycoside hydrolase family 2 TIM barrel-domain containing protein — MKLLTSKLALLAMCCSLSACAEERQPFEDHTVFAINKIDGHATLFPFQSTSAALNADKEQSSNFILLNGLWQFDWQKSPKNKPQNFQQVNFDDSTWGQIPVPGNWETEGYGYPIYLDERFPFTTTWPDAPTDYNPIGSYRKPFKLPQAWQDKQVFLHIGAAKSSLDVWLNGEKVGFSQGSKTPAEFDITPYLTTDNNLLALQIRRWTDASYLESQDMLRISGIERDVYLYATNKQHIFDFHAKPTLNKDFSQVDFTLDVTLKNHQQTTAANQQVSYQLLDPANDMNIVMSGTAKIDQQADATDNVTLQGELANPKLWTAETPNLYTLLITLEDNQGKHLETIRDEIGFRHIEIKNSQLTVNGKAITIRGVDRHETDPLHGHVVTKASMEKDIKLMKQFNINAVRSSHYPNNPYWYDLTDKYGMYVIDEANIESHPLAIDEKTQLGNEMSWLPAHLDRTKRMFARDKNHPSIIIWSLGNEAGEGKVFEATYQWLKDNDGTRPVQYEPAGEEHYTDIFAPMYPSIERLVEYAESDPKRPGIMIEYAHAMGNSVGNLKEYWQAIEKYDVLQGGFIWDWVDQALEYTNADGVKYWAYGKDFHPDLPSDGNFLNNGLMNANREPHPHAFEVKKVYQAIRFSEKDLLAGKFVVENRFDFINLQQFDLHWIIEADGQTIAQGSQSLANVQPGETTPFNVSLPKLPNTSAKEYFITLSAVIREPEALLDAGHELAFAQFKLPVAEQIETAKSSNDAQTNNNAKLAKLNNNQQLSFSNTDVTIGFDNKTGWLSNYQYRGQQLLTAPLMANFWRPPTDNDLGNGMQNWAAIWQTAAANLTLTSLESKPSEQGMQVSAKYSSQVFKGDYQVLYSLYNNGQVHVQSQLNIEPGQTLANLPRMGMQLTMPGDYQRMSWFGRGPHESYSDRQDSAKISLYKALVQEQIHHYVRPQENANKTDVRWLALKNSQGNGLLTVADQLISASAWPYSQSDIDFIVGKDGEASASGLVPVTSKHGAEVPMGKLVTVNIDHKQMGVGGDTSWGRLVHPQYTIPAQNYKYGFTLIPLHEQVTDLAELARRFKEK, encoded by the coding sequence ATGAAATTGTTAACCTCTAAACTTGCTTTGCTGGCAATGTGCTGTTCTTTATCTGCGTGTGCCGAAGAGCGACAACCGTTCGAAGATCATACCGTTTTCGCTATCAATAAAATTGATGGTCATGCAACATTATTTCCTTTTCAATCAACTAGCGCAGCATTAAATGCTGATAAAGAGCAAAGCAGTAATTTCATTTTGCTTAATGGTTTATGGCAGTTTGATTGGCAAAAATCCCCTAAAAACAAACCGCAAAATTTTCAGCAGGTAAATTTTGATGATTCTACTTGGGGCCAAATTCCAGTGCCGGGCAATTGGGAAACTGAAGGCTATGGTTATCCAATCTATTTAGACGAACGCTTTCCATTTACCACTACTTGGCCTGACGCACCAACAGATTACAATCCTATAGGCTCATACCGTAAACCATTTAAATTGCCGCAAGCTTGGCAAGACAAACAAGTCTTTCTTCACATTGGCGCAGCTAAATCATCGCTGGATGTTTGGTTAAATGGTGAAAAAGTCGGTTTTAGTCAAGGTTCAAAAACACCGGCAGAATTTGATATAACGCCGTATTTAACGACCGATAATAATTTATTAGCATTGCAAATTCGTCGTTGGACCGATGCCAGTTATTTAGAAAGCCAGGATATGTTACGTATCTCGGGTATTGAACGTGACGTTTATTTATATGCCACCAATAAACAGCATATTTTTGATTTTCATGCCAAGCCAACATTGAATAAAGACTTTAGCCAGGTTGACTTCACCCTTGATGTTACTCTAAAAAATCATCAGCAAACGACCGCAGCAAATCAACAAGTTTCGTACCAGTTACTAGACCCCGCAAACGACATGAACATTGTTATGTCGGGTACTGCAAAAATTGATCAACAAGCGGATGCGACTGATAACGTAACGTTACAAGGCGAGCTGGCCAACCCTAAATTGTGGACCGCGGAAACGCCAAATCTATATACCTTACTTATTACCTTAGAAGACAACCAAGGTAAGCATCTGGAAACTATTCGAGATGAAATAGGCTTTCGTCATATTGAAATCAAAAATAGTCAATTAACCGTTAACGGTAAAGCGATCACCATTCGTGGTGTTGACCGTCATGAAACTGACCCATTACATGGCCATGTGGTAACGAAAGCGTCGATGGAAAAAGACATTAAATTAATGAAGCAATTTAATATCAATGCCGTACGCTCGTCACATTACCCGAATAACCCATACTGGTATGACTTAACCGATAAATACGGTATGTATGTTATCGATGAAGCCAATATCGAATCACACCCATTAGCGATTGATGAAAAAACTCAGTTGGGTAACGAGATGAGCTGGTTACCGGCGCATCTTGATCGTACTAAGCGCATGTTTGCTCGTGATAAAAACCACCCTTCAATTATCATCTGGTCACTGGGGAATGAAGCCGGTGAAGGTAAAGTCTTTGAAGCAACTTACCAGTGGTTAAAAGATAACGACGGTACTCGCCCTGTGCAATATGAACCTGCAGGAGAAGAGCACTATACCGACATTTTCGCCCCTATGTATCCATCAATTGAACGTCTGGTTGAATACGCGGAATCTGATCCGAAACGCCCTGGTATTATGATCGAATATGCCCATGCCATGGGTAACTCTGTCGGTAATTTAAAAGAGTATTGGCAAGCCATTGAAAAATACGACGTGCTCCAAGGCGGTTTTATTTGGGACTGGGTTGATCAAGCGCTTGAATATACCAATGCCGATGGGGTGAAATATTGGGCATATGGTAAAGATTTCCATCCTGATTTGCCTAGTGATGGTAACTTTTTAAATAATGGCTTAATGAATGCCAATCGTGAACCGCACCCACATGCATTTGAAGTTAAAAAGGTCTATCAGGCTATCCGTTTTTCTGAAAAAGATTTGCTCGCTGGTAAATTTGTAGTAGAAAACCGTTTCGATTTTATTAATCTTCAACAATTCGATTTACATTGGATTATTGAAGCCGATGGTCAAACAATTGCACAAGGCAGTCAGTCTTTAGCAAACGTTCAGCCTGGCGAAACGACCCCATTTAATGTCAGCTTACCGAAGTTGCCAAACACAAGTGCAAAAGAGTATTTTATTACCCTAAGCGCAGTAATAAGAGAGCCTGAGGCATTATTAGATGCCGGCCATGAGCTTGCTTTTGCCCAATTTAAGCTGCCAGTTGCAGAGCAAATAGAAACGGCAAAAAGTAGTAATGATGCACAAACAAATAACAACGCTAAATTAGCTAAGCTGAATAATAACCAGCAACTTAGCTTTAGCAATACCGATGTCACTATCGGCTTTGATAACAAAACCGGTTGGTTAAGTAACTATCAATATCGTGGTCAACAATTGTTAACCGCACCATTAATGGCTAATTTCTGGCGTCCACCAACAGATAATGACTTAGGCAACGGCATGCAAAACTGGGCAGCTATTTGGCAAACGGCTGCAGCTAACCTAACCTTAACGTCATTAGAGTCAAAGCCATCTGAGCAAGGTATGCAAGTGAGTGCTAAGTACAGCAGCCAAGTGTTTAAAGGCGATTACCAAGTACTGTACTCACTGTATAACAATGGTCAGGTGCATGTACAAAGCCAGCTTAATATTGAGCCCGGCCAAACATTGGCAAATTTACCTCGTATGGGCATGCAGTTAACTATGCCTGGCGATTATCAACGTATGTCCTGGTTTGGTCGTGGCCCACATGAAAGTTACAGCGATCGCCAAGACTCGGCAAAAATATCCTTGTATAAAGCGTTAGTGCAAGAGCAAATTCATCACTATGTACGCCCACAAGAAAATGCCAATAAAACCGATGTACGTTGGTTAGCGTTGAAAAATTCACAGGGCAATGGACTATTGACCGTTGCTGATCAATTGATCAGTGCCAGTGCCTGGCCATATAGCCAAAGTGATATTGACTTTATTGTTGGTAAAGATGGCGAAGCATCTGCGTCTGGCCTGGTACCAGTTACCAGTAAACATGGTGCTGAAGTGCCAATGGGTAAATTAGTTACCGTCAATATTGACCATAAACAAATGGGCGTTGGCGGTGATACTTCTTGGGGGCGACTCGTTCATCCGCAATACACTATCCCGGCACAAAACTACAAATATGGGTTTACATTAATTCCACTGCACGAACAAGTTACTGATTTAGCAGAGCTGGCTCGTCGTTTTAAAGAGAAATAA
- a CDS encoding FadR/GntR family transcriptional regulator has translation MASEHRNLTQQLVHELGKDILQGKFSVGNKLPSEAELCLQYDISRTATREAVKMLTAKGLISSRPRQGIKVLDSKHWNLFDVDVLNWILIGKPDLYMLRHFLQLRLSIEPEAAYLAAQYASDDDIKAIENALARMKNAEDGYDDTLEADIEFHKSILAASNNPFFIQLKTFIETALKVNLRFTNRFKAITIDEYKAHFDIFDNIAKRKPQEAHDASLETQKITLGLVDDAIAEMDDK, from the coding sequence ATGGCATCTGAACATCGCAATTTAACTCAGCAATTAGTGCACGAGTTAGGTAAAGACATACTGCAAGGAAAATTCAGCGTTGGTAATAAACTGCCATCTGAAGCAGAGTTATGTTTGCAATATGATATTAGCCGTACAGCAACACGTGAAGCAGTAAAAATGCTCACCGCCAAAGGGTTAATTAGTTCACGTCCAAGGCAAGGCATTAAAGTTTTAGACTCAAAACATTGGAATTTATTTGATGTTGACGTGCTGAACTGGATTTTGATCGGCAAGCCTGATTTATATATGCTGCGTCATTTCCTTCAGCTCAGGTTGTCTATTGAGCCAGAAGCTGCCTATTTAGCAGCCCAGTACGCATCTGACGATGATATTAAAGCAATTGAAAATGCATTGGCACGAATGAAAAATGCCGAAGATGGTTATGATGATACTCTGGAAGCCGATATTGAATTTCATAAAAGTATATTAGCAGCAAGCAATAACCCATTTTTTATTCAGCTTAAAACCTTTATTGAAACGGCGCTAAAAGTTAACTTACGTTTTACCAACCGTTTTAAAGCGATCACCATTGACGAGTATAAAGCGCACTTTGATATTTTTGATAATATTGCTAAAAGAAAGCCACAAGAAGCGCACGATGCCTCGTTAGAAACGCAAAAAATCACCTTAGGTTTAGTTGATGATGCGATAGCCGAAATGGATGATAAATAA
- a CDS encoding arginine repressor produces the protein MTNSRNSKEQSFLIAFKKLLKEQCYGSQGELAIALQKYGFGNITQAKISRTLTKLGAVKKRNVRNEIVYLLQDELSAPRTKQAIHTVVLSIKHNNMQIIIKTGIGGAPLIARMLDLQGESVGVLGTLAGDDTIFVAPVDVNQIEHIAQSISVMLDFQH, from the coding sequence ATGACCAATAGCAGAAATAGCAAAGAACAGAGTTTTCTTATCGCCTTTAAAAAACTGTTAAAAGAACAGTGTTATGGCTCTCAAGGCGAGCTAGCGATTGCCTTGCAAAAATACGGTTTTGGAAATATTACCCAGGCAAAAATATCTCGTACACTTACCAAGCTTGGTGCGGTTAAAAAGCGCAATGTCAGAAACGAAATAGTTTACTTACTGCAAGATGAGTTGTCAGCACCGCGAACGAAACAAGCCATTCATACCGTGGTATTAAGTATTAAGCATAATAATATGCAAATTATTATTAAAACCGGCATTGGCGGGGCGCCACTAATTGCCAGAATGTTGGACTTACAAGGGGAGTCCGTTGGCGTATTAGGCACATTGGCGGGTGATGATACTATTTTTGTCGCCCCGGTCGATGTGAATCAAATCGAACATATTGCTCAGTCGATCAGCGTCATGCTAGATTTTCAGCATTAG